From a single Andrena cerasifolii isolate SP2316 chromosome 8, iyAndCera1_principal, whole genome shotgun sequence genomic region:
- the LOC143372390 gene encoding LOW QUALITY PROTEIN: uncharacterized protein LOC143372390 (The sequence of the model RefSeq protein was modified relative to this genomic sequence to represent the inferred CDS: deleted 1 base in 1 codon) has product MVFQYKRKTVQAKWTESNLKCAMYAVMKKKESITSAAKKYLIPYTLQRHLKSGSCKKKMGRFTTVFTEEQENELCNYLKELDNLFFGLTRAEFLQLVYDFAAKYNIENPFKNGKAGEDWFAGCKRRHPDIVLRSPEPTSIARARGFNRPQVERFYLLLWDQIEKFNFDATTIYNMDETGVRTTTSKPPKVLSTKGKKQVGVISSAERGQLTTAICCCNDAGTYVPPFFILVENGCKIGFFTWKNHVVFVSFAPHTTNKMQPLDVAVHGSIQKHFEQELNTFQKSHLARIINQYDIAKLFGAAYSKGASVQNAIPGFKKTGLWPYNPHVLHYNAAL; this is encoded by the exons ATGGTTTTCCAGTACAAACGTAAAACAGTTCAAGCGAAATGGACGGAGAGCAATCTAAAATGCGCCATGTATGCagtc atgaaaaaaaaagagtctATTACGTCTGCAGCTAAAAAATACCTgattccgtatacattacaacgGCATTTGAAGTCaggaagttgtaaaaaaaaaatgggaaggTTTACTACTGTTTTTACCGAAGAACAAGAAAATGAGTTATGTAATTACTTGAAAGAGTTAGATAATCTATTTTTCGGCCTAACTCGTGCTGAATTCCTGCAACTAGTTTATGATTTTGCagcaaaatataatattgagAACCCTTTCAAGAACGGTAAAGCTGGTGAAGATTGGTTTGCCGGTTGTAAGCGAAGACACCCTGATATTGTGCTGCGATCACCTGAACCCACTTCCATCGCTAGAGCAAGAGGCTTTAACAGACCACAGGTGGAGCggttttatttacttttgtgGGACCAGattgagaaatttaattttgatgCAACTACGATTTACAATATGGATGAGACTGGCGTGAGAACGACGACTTCTAAGCCACCAAAGGTTTTGAGTACGAAAGGAAAAAAACAAGTTGGAGTTATTAGCAGTGCTGAAAGAGGTCAACTTACAACTGCCATATGCTGTTGCAATGATGCTGGTACATATGTTCCACCATTTTTCATTTTGGTCGAAAACGGATGCAAGATCGGCTTT TTTACATGGAAAAATCACGTTGTTTTCGTATCCTTTGCTCCACATACTACAAACAAAATGCAGCCGTTAGATGTTGCTGTTCATGGATCAATACAAAAACACTTTGAACAAGAGCTaaacacttttcaaaaaagtcaCCTAGCGAGAATTATCAACCAGTATGATATCGCAAAACTTTTCGGAGCAGCCTACAGCAAAGGTGCCTCTGTACAAAATGCTATTCCAGGATTTAAAAAAACAGGACTTTGGCCCTATAATCCACATGTACTGCACTACAATGCAGCATTGTAG
- the LOC143372391 gene encoding uncharacterized protein LOC143372391 produces the protein MGEFAQVERQLLDQSARLISQEEYLAWEERCNECIESLEEHSRVKRPRLSIGVQQSLVARIAHLEGLKYSLRGRFVHEGAGHSSTGLLWREIDTAFDTRVLTGAVLNSNYIEPRNFLEDAGTIVLEYVRGALRKHQNLKVNTVFNGEFVAGDKHACKSINTRNCELFGTCDLQEWYQRCVIEPTLASLEEFQERDSGWALMRILNLTVNVNKYNPLRAGCHFKLPREILMKKATISVRSEDNACFARAVVAALHPAERNPHRPSSYPHYTLVLNLQDIEFPMSLEQLGKFERQNGISVNVYTFGMEKGSTVFPLRLTSQKRDRHVNLLYTPNHEHGDVGHFVLIKDLSRLVSMQLSRHREKKFICDRCMHYFGSAEKLEAHSLDCGQMNDCAILLPSVGNNLLKFSNHCMKERLPFVVYADLECIIEKTEDNHRMGEMDSKLRAYQHHKVHSIAYYMHCSYDTSLSTYRCCRDADCVSWFVNELENFANFAKPILTNNVPMLDLTPEQWATFRDATHCHICEEPFKAEDVRVRDHCHLSGRFRGPAHSECNLNYKNAFYIPIVFHNLSGYDSHFIIEEIATAFEGSIDVLPITKEKYISFTKNVEDTADSDSRKCIKLRFIDSYKFLNTSLNKLASFLSADKLKILRSEFETLSIEDFNLLTRKGVFPYEYLDCANKLQDPCLPPRESFYSSLTGETVSKSDYAHAEIVWQRFRIRTLGEYSDLYLKTDVLLLADIFENFRESCIKSYGLDSAHYYTLPGFTWDAMLKHTKITFELLTDIDMVMFIERGIRGGLSQCSGRYAHANNKYMSSYNPSEQSSYLMYFDVNNLYGWAMCQPLPYAKFQWVEDVANFDVSSFAVDSPTGYILEVDLEYPQRLHDAHADLPFCPTRAKPPGSRQDKLLATVYDKQRYVIHYRNLQQCTSHGLRITKIHRALQFAQSPWLRDYIELNTRFRTCATNDFEKNLYKLMNNAVFGKTMENVRNQVDVKLLTHWEGRYGAEAMIAKPNFHSRTDVQQQLAAATREFIAYSLALDESTDMTGTPQIAIFVRGVNEKLSIIE, from the exons atgggagaattcgcgcaagtagaacgccaattgttggatcaatctgcgcgattgatttcacaggaagaatacctcgcgtgggaagaacggtgcaacgagtgcatcgaatcgttggaagaacacagccgagtgaaacgcccgcgattatcgatcggtgttcagcaatcgctggttgctcgaatcgctcatctcgaaggactaaaatattcgttgcgcggacgtttcgtgcatgaaggtgctggacattcgagcacaggacttttgtggcgcgaaatagacactgcgttcgatacccgcgtattaactggtgcagtgttaaattcgaactatatcgagccgcgcaacttcctcgaggatgcggggaccattgtgctggagtatgtacgaggcgccttgaggaaacatcagaacctcaaagtgaacactgtgttcaacggcgaatttgtggcgggggacaaacatgcttgcaaaagcatcaatacccggaactgcgaactcttcggtacatgtgatctacaggagtggtaccaacgatgcgtcatcgaacccaccctggcatcgttggaagagtttcaggaacgcgatagtggatgggcattgatgaggattctcaacctaaccgtcaacgttaataagtacaatccgctgcgcgcagggtgccacttcaagttgccacgagaaatattgatgaagaaagcgacaattagcgtgcgatccgaggataacgcctgcttcgcgcgggcagtggtcgcagctctccatcccgccgaaagaaaccctcatcgaccaagttcatatccacattatacattggtgctaaatctccaagacattgagtttccaatgtccctagagcagcttgggaagtttgagcggcagaacggcatctccgtcaacgtgtacaccttcgggatggagaaaggatcgacggtctttccgctgcgtctcaccagccaaaagagggatcgacacgtcaatctgctctacacgccgaatcatgagcacggcgatgtagggcactttgtgctgatcaaggacttatcccgactggtgagcatgcagttgagcaggcacagagaaaaaaaattcatctgcgatcg atgcatgcactactttggatctgccgagaagttggaggcccattcgctggactgcgggcaaatgaatgattgcgccatcctgttgcccagcgtaggaaacaatctgctcaaattcagcaaccactgtatgaaggagcggctccccttcgtggtgtacgccgatcttgagtgcatcattgaaaaaacagaggacaatcaccgaatgggtgaaatggatagtaaattgcgcgcgtatcaacaccataaagtgcacagcattgcatattatatgcattgctcgtacgatacatcactgtcgacgtatcgatgttgccgcgacgcggattgtgtttcatggttcgtcaacgaactggaaaattttgcaaacttcgccaaacccattctgaccaacaatgttcccatgcttgatttaactcccgaacaatgggcgacatttcgcgatgcaacacactgtcatatttgcgaagaaccattcaaggctgaagatgtacgagttcgcgatcattgccatctatccggacgctttagaggcccagcacattcggagtgcaatttaaattataaaaatgcgttttacatccccatagttttccataatttatccggctacgattcgcatttcattatcgaggaaatagctaccgctttcgaaggcagcattgacgtattacccataacgaaagaaaagtacatttcattcacaaaaaatgttgaagatacggctgactcagactcgcgaaaatgtattaaattgcgattcatcgattcatacaaatttctcaataccagtctcaacaaattagcatcttttcttagcgcggataaattaaaaattttacgatccgaatttgaaacattatccatcgaagatttcaatttattgacgcgaaagggtgtatttccatacgaataccttgattgcgcgaacaagctgcaggatccatgcttaccaccgcgcgagtcattctacagttcgttaacgggtgagactgtatccaagagcgattacgcgcacgccgagattgtctggcagcgtttcaggattagaactttgggcgaatacagcgacttgtatttgaaaacagatgtcttgttattggcagatatttttgaaaattttcgcgaaagttgtatcaagagttacggattagattcagcgcattattatactttacctggctttacgtgggatgccatgctaaaacatactaaaattacattcgaattgctcacagacattgatatggtcatgtttatcgaacgcggtatacgtggcggtttaagccaatgttccggaagatacgcacacgccaataacaagtacatgtcatcttacaacccatcggaacagtcatcgtacttgatgtactttgacgtgaacaacttgtacggatgggcaatgtgtcagcccctaccatacgccaaatttcaatgggtcgaagatgtcgcaaattttgacgtgtcttcgttcgctgtcgattcgcccacgggatacattctcgaggtagatctggaatatccgcaacgtctgcacgacgctcacgccgatctaccgttctgcccgacgcgtgccaaaccacctggcagcagacaggacaagttactcgcgacggtatacgataagcagcgttacgttatccattatcgcaacctgcagcagtgcacgagtcacggtcttcgtattacaaagatacaccgcgcgcttcaattcgctcaatctccctggctccgcgattacatcgaactcaatacacggtttagaacatgcgcgacaaacgactttgaaaaaaatttgtacaaattgatgaacaacgcagtattcggtaaaactatggaaaatgtgcgaaatcaggtggacgtaaaacttttaacacattgggaaggacgatatggtgcggaggcaatgatcgcgaaaccgaatttccacagcagaa CGGACGTGCAGCAACAATTGGCTGCTGCCACCCGCGAATTTATTGCGTACAGTTTGGCACTGGACGAGTCAACGGACATGACAGGCACACCACagattgcaatatttgttcgtGGTGTCAATGAGAAGTTGTCAATAATAGAGTAA